In Sphingomonas sp. G-3-2-10, a single window of DNA contains:
- a CDS encoding low affinity iron permease family protein, translating to MRRAFEHFAQAVAGWAGRPPAFVLAVAVVAVWGLTGPIFDYSDTWQLVINTGTTIVTFLMVFLIQNAQNRDAAAIQAKLDEIIRAMSHGRNEFIGIEHLMEDEIELIRANLERDCGQGDAARHEGLQRLLERR from the coding sequence ATGCGGCGCGCGTTCGAACATTTCGCACAAGCCGTCGCCGGTTGGGCCGGACGCCCGCCTGCATTCGTGCTGGCGGTGGCGGTGGTCGCCGTCTGGGGCCTGACCGGGCCGATCTTCGACTATTCCGATACCTGGCAGCTGGTGATCAACACCGGCACGACGATCGTCACCTTCCTGATGGTGTTCCTGATCCAGAATGCGCAGAATCGCGACGCGGCGGCGATCCAGGCCAAGCTGGACGAGATCATCCGCGCCATGAGTCACGGCCGCAACGAATTCATCGGCATCGAGCATCTGATGGAAGACGAGATCGAACTGATCCGCGCCAATCTGGAGCGCGATTGCGGGCAGGGCGATGCGGCGCGGCACGAGGGCTTGCAGCGGCTGCTCGAGCGGCGCTGA
- the secD gene encoding protein translocase subunit SecD, whose protein sequence is MLDFPRWKVWATILTIVASFLLAIPSLLPEKVYESLPGWLPKPTVSLGLDLAGGSYLLLEADTKGVAASKLEQMSDQVLTEMRRGTRIEIGPREIKDGSLTFMVDDPTKVDAVRERLLTITGSGAGMTGQRVWDIQVVDSSRFVLTPTKAGLDETIATAMGDAREVVEKRINGLGTREPTIVLQGKNRIVVQVPGLKNPEQLKRLIGETAKLEFKLVNDTANPTDVARDVAPPGSQVLPYAEGGGKIAVYSPVSLSGDQLVNATMEFGQQDGKPGVSIQFDGAGTKRFAKLSTDNVRKQFAIIVDGVVISAPVFEEPILGGQARISGNFTPDSATQLAIALRSGKLPIALKVVEERTVSAELGTESIEKGVLAGVVGSLALIVFMLVTYMRFGVYTAAALLVNAVMVVAGMALFNASLTLPGIAGFVLTIGAAVDANVLINERIREEQRMRNRAALASVEFGYKEASRAIFDANVTNVISAVIMFTFGSGPVRGFAVVLAIGIVTSVFTGVTFTRLLVADWLKRNRPKTINI, encoded by the coding sequence ATGCTGGATTTTCCACGCTGGAAGGTCTGGGCGACGATCCTCACGATCGTCGCTTCGTTCCTGCTCGCCATTCCGAGTCTGTTGCCTGAAAAGGTCTATGAGAGCCTCCCAGGCTGGCTGCCGAAGCCGACCGTGAGCCTGGGCCTCGACCTTGCCGGCGGCAGCTATCTGCTGCTCGAGGCCGATACCAAGGGCGTGGCGGCATCGAAGCTCGAACAGATGAGCGATCAGGTGCTGACCGAGATGCGGCGCGGGACCCGGATCGAAATCGGTCCGCGCGAAATCAAGGATGGGTCACTGACCTTCATGGTCGATGATCCGACCAAGGTGGACGCGGTGCGCGAGCGGCTGCTGACGATCACCGGCAGCGGCGCGGGCATGACCGGCCAGCGCGTGTGGGACATCCAGGTGGTCGATTCGTCGCGCTTCGTGCTGACGCCGACCAAGGCCGGTCTCGACGAGACGATCGCGACTGCGATGGGCGATGCCCGCGAAGTCGTCGAAAAGCGCATCAACGGCCTGGGCACGCGAGAGCCGACGATCGTGCTTCAGGGGAAGAACCGCATCGTCGTGCAGGTGCCGGGCCTGAAGAATCCCGAGCAGCTGAAGCGCCTGATCGGCGAGACCGCCAAGCTCGAATTCAAGCTGGTCAACGACACCGCGAACCCGACCGACGTTGCGCGGGACGTTGCGCCTCCGGGCAGCCAGGTGCTGCCCTATGCGGAAGGCGGCGGCAAGATCGCGGTCTATTCGCCGGTCTCGCTGAGCGGCGACCAGCTGGTCAACGCGACGATGGAATTCGGCCAGCAGGACGGCAAGCCGGGCGTCAGCATCCAGTTCGACGGGGCAGGCACCAAGCGGTTCGCCAAGCTGTCGACCGACAATGTCCGCAAGCAGTTCGCGATCATCGTCGACGGCGTGGTGATTTCCGCGCCGGTGTTCGAGGAGCCGATCCTGGGCGGCCAGGCGCGGATCTCGGGCAACTTCACGCCGGACAGCGCGACCCAGCTGGCGATCGCGCTGCGTTCGGGCAAGCTGCCGATCGCGTTGAAGGTGGTCGAGGAACGCACCGTTTCGGCGGAGCTCGGCACCGAATCGATCGAGAAGGGCGTGCTGGCCGGTGTGGTCGGCAGCCTTGCGCTGATCGTGTTCATGCTCGTCACCTATATGCGCTTCGGCGTCTATACGGCGGCGGCGCTGCTGGTGAACGCCGTGATGGTGGTGGCCGGCATGGCGCTGTTCAACGCTTCGCTGACCCTTCCCGGCATCGCCGGCTTCGTGCTGACGATCGGCGCGGCGGTGGACGCCAACGTGCTGATCAACGAACGCATTCGAGAGGAACAGCGCATGCGCAACCGCGCCGCGCTCGCTTCGGTCGAGTTCGGCTACAAGGAAGCCAGCCGCGCGATCTTCGACGCGAACGTGACCAACGTCATCTCGGCGGTGATCATGTTCACTTTCGGATCGGGTCCGGTCCGCGGCTTCGCGGTCGTGCTTGCGATCGGCATCGTCACTTCGGTCTTCACCGGCGTTACCTTCACCCGTCTGCTCGTTGCGGACTGGCTGAAGCGCAACCGCCCGAAGACGATCAACATCTAA
- a CDS encoding histone: MAAKKDKNTSKYFNGIKLPKALRDQGPNLVKLAKHPLVADVIAAGLVALAAKLGTNPKLREAAAKAKDRAGKKAGEVAEAAAGVAAQASEVAAAVSAPAAPAKAPAAKKAPAARKPAAPKTTPAKAEAAKPAAKAAPAKAPAAKKAPAPKANAKPAAEKPAAAPKAPAVKKAAAEKPAAAAKAPAKATAPKAAANKPAAKKPAAPKAAPKTS, from the coding sequence ATGGCCGCAAAGAAGGACAAGAATACGTCGAAATACTTCAACGGCATCAAGCTGCCCAAGGCGCTGCGCGATCAGGGACCGAATCTGGTCAAACTGGCCAAGCATCCGCTGGTCGCCGACGTGATCGCGGCAGGATTGGTGGCGCTGGCAGCGAAGCTGGGGACCAATCCCAAGCTGCGCGAAGCGGCTGCCAAGGCCAAGGATCGCGCCGGCAAGAAGGCCGGTGAGGTCGCCGAAGCGGCGGCGGGCGTCGCGGCGCAGGCCAGCGAAGTGGCGGCTGCGGTGAGTGCCCCGGCTGCACCGGCCAAGGCCCCGGCGGCGAAGAAGGCGCCTGCCGCGAGGAAGCCGGCGGCCCCAAAGACCACTCCTGCAAAGGCCGAAGCGGCCAAGCCGGCTGCGAAGGCGGCACCTGCCAAGGCCCCCGCGGCAAAGAAGGCGCCCGCGCCCAAGGCGAACGCGAAGCCTGCGGCTGAAAAGCCCGCCGCCGCGCCAAAGGCCCCGGCGGTGAAGAAGGCAGCGGCGGAGAAGCCCGCTGCGGCTGCCAAGGCTCCGGCCAAGGCCACGGCCCCCAAGGCTGCGGCGAATAAGCCTGCCGCCAAAAAGCCCGCCGCACCCAAGGCAGCGCCCAAGACCAGCTGA
- a CDS encoding glycine zipper 2TM domain-containing protein: MKKILLALGAMSLAVPALAVVPAGKAEASVTKPVAAYDSAPQRYKKKRYAYREWRGRDGRTYCRKPDGTTGLIVGAVGGALVGRTIDTHGDRSAGTLIGAVAGGLAGREIDRSSSRRRCR, from the coding sequence ATGAAGAAGATCCTGCTCGCGCTCGGCGCGATGTCGCTGGCGGTTCCCGCCCTTGCGGTGGTTCCGGCCGGCAAGGCCGAAGCTTCGGTGACCAAGCCTGTCGCCGCGTATGACTCGGCCCCGCAGCGCTACAAGAAGAAGCGCTATGCCTATCGCGAATGGCGCGGTCGTGACGGCAGGACCTATTGCCGCAAGCCCGATGGCACGACCGGCCTGATCGTCGGTGCCGTCGGCGGTGCGCTGGTCGGCCGGACGATCGACACGCATGGCGACCGCAGCGCCGGCACGCTGATCGGCGCCGTTGCTGGCGGCCTTGCAGGCCGCGAGATCGATCGCAGCAGCTCGCGTCGCCGCTGCCGCTAA
- the secF gene encoding protein translocase subunit SecF has product MRPLKLVPDDTNIPFLKYRNIAMALSVGLIVASIVLCIVRGFNLGIDFVGGQTVRVTLAQPVPVEEIRIKVDAIDGLGGATIQQFGSPTDIGIRTPLPADASDAAAEEAARKVRVTIERAYPGAKVSGVESVSGKVSEELAWAGTKALIFAMLGIAAYIWFRFEWQFAVGALFALFHDVALTLGFFALTRLEFDLNIVAAILTIIGYSLNDTIVVYDRIRENLRKYRKMGIPELLDLSINETLSRTVVTSLSIGIVLTILLVLGPDVIFGFTAAMLLGIVIGTFSSVYVSAAILLWLRLKPDSFVPKEVVAGDAIKGGERVDFKDMP; this is encoded by the coding sequence ATGCGCCCGCTCAAACTTGTCCCCGACGACACGAACATACCGTTCCTGAAATACCGGAACATCGCGATGGCCCTGTCGGTCGGCCTGATCGTCGCTTCGATCGTGCTGTGCATCGTGCGCGGCTTCAATCTGGGCATCGACTTTGTCGGCGGCCAGACGGTCCGCGTGACGCTGGCCCAGCCGGTTCCGGTCGAGGAAATCCGCATCAAGGTCGACGCGATCGACGGGCTGGGCGGGGCGACCATCCAGCAGTTCGGCAGCCCGACCGATATCGGCATCCGTACGCCGCTGCCCGCCGATGCGAGCGATGCGGCGGCCGAGGAAGCCGCACGCAAGGTCCGCGTGACCATCGAGCGCGCCTATCCGGGCGCCAAGGTCAGCGGCGTGGAGAGCGTGTCGGGCAAGGTTTCCGAGGAACTGGCCTGGGCCGGTACCAAGGCGCTGATCTTCGCGATGCTGGGCATCGCCGCCTATATCTGGTTTCGCTTCGAGTGGCAGTTCGCAGTGGGCGCGCTGTTCGCGCTGTTCCACGACGTGGCGCTGACCTTGGGGTTCTTCGCGCTGACAAGGCTGGAGTTCGACCTGAACATCGTCGCGGCCATCCTGACGATCATCGGCTATTCGCTGAACGACACGATCGTGGTATATGACCGGATTCGCGAAAATCTGCGGAAATACCGCAAGATGGGCATCCCCGAGCTGCTCGACCTGTCGATCAACGAGACGCTGTCGCGCACCGTCGTCACCTCGCTGTCGATCGGCATCGTGCTGACCATCCTGCTGGTGCTGGGTCCGGACGTGATCTTCGGCTTCACCGCGGCGATGCTGCTGGGCATCGTGATCGGCACCTTCTCGTCGGTGTATGTCTCGGCGGCGATCCTGCTGTGGCTGCGGCTCAAGCCCGACAGCTTCGTGCCGAAGGAAGTCGTGGCGGGCGACGCTATCAAGGGTGGCGAGCGCGTCGACTTCAAGGACATGCCGTAA
- a CDS encoding cupin domain-containing protein, with protein MNEEAAALIAELELARHPEGGWYRETWRAGAPEGIRAGGTAILFLLETGQRSHWHRVDAAELWFWHAGSPVTVRIEQENGAIADVTLGGDVMRGYQPQCLVPASRWQAAEARSGWALVSCVVVPGFEFSGFELAPPGWSPDSR; from the coding sequence ATGAATGAAGAAGCTGCGGCGCTGATCGCCGAACTGGAACTCGCGCGCCATCCGGAAGGCGGATGGTATCGCGAGACGTGGCGCGCCGGTGCGCCCGAAGGAATTCGCGCGGGCGGAACGGCGATCCTGTTCCTTCTTGAGACGGGTCAGCGCTCGCATTGGCACCGGGTCGACGCGGCCGAACTCTGGTTCTGGCACGCCGGTTCGCCGGTCACCGTGCGGATCGAACAGGAAAATGGCGCGATCGCCGATGTTACCCTTGGCGGGGATGTGATGCGCGGCTACCAGCCCCAGTGCCTGGTGCCAGCGAGTCGCTGGCAGGCCGCCGAGGCGCGGTCCGGCTGGGCGCTGGTGAGTTGCGTCGTCGTGCCCGGATTCGAATTTTCGGGATTCGAACTGGCGCCACCGGGATGGTCTCCCGATTCGCGATAG
- a CDS encoding glycosyltransferase encodes MLRILTLSTLFPDASRPNFGIFVERQTCSLATRDDIEVRVIAPVGIPPWPLSRLGRYRVLADLPKREDWKGIDVHRPRFLNLPGTGGRLHAGAVERAVLPVARAIRADFPFDLICAEFFYPGGPAAVALGRHFGVPVSITARGSDIHYWGKVPGVREQIVAAGKAASGMIAVSEALRDDMIALGMPGERIVANATGVDLERFVPHDRAAAKAAMGISGPLVVSLGALIPLKGHDILIDAVARLPGVNLRIAGQGPEQAKLAAQIERVGLSDRVKLLGGVPHDEIGPLVAAADVMALASEREGLANAWIEALASGTPVVIPDVGGARQVLRGGAAAGRLAERSAQGFADAIAATLADPPDPAAVRAVALPYTWAANSARLHACYSRLVSGTGMEPD; translated from the coding sequence ATGCTCCGCATACTGACCCTGTCGACGCTGTTTCCGGATGCGTCGCGGCCCAATTTCGGCATCTTCGTCGAGCGGCAGACATGCTCGCTTGCGACGCGTGACGATATCGAGGTCCGCGTGATCGCCCCGGTAGGGATCCCGCCCTGGCCGCTATCGCGGTTGGGGCGGTATCGCGTTCTGGCCGATCTGCCGAAGCGGGAGGATTGGAAGGGGATCGACGTTCATCGGCCCCGCTTCCTCAACCTGCCGGGCACCGGAGGGCGGCTTCACGCGGGGGCGGTGGAGCGCGCGGTGCTGCCGGTGGCGCGGGCGATCCGCGCGGACTTCCCGTTCGACTTGATCTGCGCGGAATTCTTCTATCCCGGCGGACCTGCCGCCGTGGCGCTGGGGCGGCATTTCGGCGTGCCGGTGTCGATCACCGCACGGGGATCAGACATCCATTATTGGGGCAAGGTGCCCGGCGTGCGCGAGCAGATCGTGGCGGCGGGCAAGGCTGCATCCGGCATGATCGCGGTATCCGAAGCGCTGCGCGACGACATGATTGCGCTGGGGATGCCCGGCGAACGGATCGTGGCGAATGCGACCGGCGTGGATCTGGAACGCTTCGTGCCGCATGACCGGGCGGCTGCGAAGGCGGCGATGGGAATTTCCGGGCCGCTGGTGGTGTCGCTGGGCGCGCTGATCCCGCTGAAGGGGCATGACATATTGATCGACGCCGTAGCGCGGTTGCCGGGCGTGAACCTGCGGATCGCCGGGCAGGGGCCGGAACAGGCGAAGCTGGCGGCGCAGATCGAGCGGGTGGGGCTGAGCGATCGGGTGAAGTTGCTCGGCGGTGTGCCGCATGACGAGATCGGGCCGCTGGTGGCTGCAGCGGACGTGATGGCGCTGGCATCGGAGCGCGAGGGGCTTGCCAATGCGTGGATCGAGGCGCTGGCCAGCGGGACGCCTGTGGTGATCCCCGACGTGGGTGGTGCGCGGCAGGTGTTGCGTGGCGGAGCGGCGGCAGGGCGGCTGGCTGAGCGGAGCGCGCAGGGTTTTGCCGATGCGATCGCAGCGACGCTGGCCGATCCGCCAGACCCGGCGGCAGTGCGCGCAGTGGCGCTGCCCTATACGTGGGCGGCGAACAGCGCGCGGCTGCACGCCTGCTATTCGCGGCTGGTTTCGGGGACCGGGATGGAACCCGATTGA
- a CDS encoding Mth938-like domain-containing protein, which produces MRMERQASDGPVISGFSGRGFKVDGGIYDGLLITPERADGWSPPPIDALGIDDLAPLLALDPQPEFVVLGTGSALVRPGQALTAALQARNIGLEVMDSRAAARVWGVLRAEKRWISGALYPL; this is translated from the coding sequence ATGCGCATGGAGCGGCAGGCGTCCGACGGGCCGGTGATTTCCGGCTTTTCGGGGCGCGGCTTCAAGGTCGATGGCGGAATCTATGACGGGCTGCTCATCACGCCGGAGCGGGCCGATGGCTGGTCGCCGCCGCCGATCGATGCGCTGGGGATCGATGATCTTGCGCCGTTGCTTGCCTTGGATCCGCAGCCTGAATTCGTGGTTCTCGGCACCGGTTCCGCACTGGTGCGTCCCGGTCAGGCTCTGACTGCCGCGTTACAGGCACGGAATATCGGACTAGAAGTGATGGACAGCCGGGCCGCGGCACGAGTGTGGGGGGTGCTGCGGGCGGAAAAACGCTGGATTTCCGGGGCCTTGTATCCCCTGTGA
- a CDS encoding DUF2200 domain-containing protein — translation MTKHRIYGMSVASVYPHYVTKAEKKGRTKDEVDEIIRWLTGHSQESLEAELANKTSFEDFFAQAPALNPARELITGVVCGIRVETIEEPLMRELRYLDKLIDELAKGRAMAKILRQPPAA, via the coding sequence ATGACCAAGCATCGAATCTACGGAATGAGCGTCGCCAGCGTCTATCCGCACTACGTGACCAAGGCTGAGAAGAAGGGGCGGACGAAGGACGAGGTTGACGAGATTATCCGCTGGCTGACCGGGCATAGCCAGGAGTCGCTGGAGGCCGAGCTGGCCAACAAGACCAGCTTCGAGGATTTCTTCGCTCAGGCCCCGGCGCTGAACCCGGCGCGGGAACTGATCACCGGCGTTGTCTGCGGTATCCGGGTCGAGACGATCGAGGAGCCGCTGATGCGCGAGTTGCGCTATCTCGACAAGCTGATCGACGAACTCGCGAAGGGAAGGGCGATGGCCAAGATCCTGCGGCAGCCGCCTGCCGCGTAG
- a CDS encoding TolC family protein translates to MKRSLALLMAGAALSGCMVGPNYVSPASKAPAQAALTQAASPAFVPDEPPVEWWKMLDAPILDRLVSEALAANTDLRVAAANLKAARASLQETRAARLPTTTVNGSASYAQQSGASLAQFGVTGAGPRQETYSLGFDVGYQIDLFGRIARGIEAGRADLEAVQASYDLARVTVVAETIRAYSDACTAGRQLHVARESLRVQEQTFDLTRRLVEGGRGTGLDTSRASAQLEQTRADVPTLEAAQKGALFRLAVMTGKPPAEFPAEVAACTTPPVARSPIPVGDGASLLARRPDIRAAERRLGAATARIGVATAELYPNISFGGSIGSTALKPGDLFSDQGFRFSLGPLLSWSFPNIAVARSRIKQAEAGAEGALATFDGTWLNALRETETALANYVAAGERVATLKRGRDASTEAARIARLRYQAGAENFQIVLDAERSLAGSEALLAAAEGQFSDATITLFLALGGGWQPVA, encoded by the coding sequence ATGAAACGCAGCCTTGCCCTTCTGATGGCCGGCGCCGCGCTTTCCGGGTGCATGGTCGGGCCGAACTATGTCTCGCCGGCGTCGAAGGCGCCTGCGCAGGCGGCGCTGACCCAGGCCGCTTCGCCGGCCTTCGTGCCCGACGAGCCGCCGGTCGAATGGTGGAAGATGCTCGACGCGCCGATCCTCGACCGGCTCGTCAGCGAAGCGCTGGCGGCGAACACCGACCTGCGCGTCGCGGCGGCGAACCTGAAGGCGGCGCGCGCGTCGCTGCAGGAGACCCGCGCCGCGCGGCTGCCGACGACCACCGTCAACGGCAGCGCCAGCTATGCCCAGCAATCCGGAGCGTCGCTCGCCCAGTTCGGCGTGACCGGCGCGGGGCCGCGGCAGGAGACCTACTCGCTCGGCTTCGACGTGGGCTATCAGATCGACCTGTTCGGCCGGATCGCTCGCGGCATCGAAGCGGGCAGGGCGGATCTGGAAGCTGTGCAGGCCAGCTATGACCTGGCCCGCGTCACCGTGGTCGCCGAGACGATCCGCGCCTATTCCGACGCCTGCACCGCCGGACGGCAGCTGCACGTGGCGCGCGAAAGCCTGCGCGTTCAGGAACAGACCTTCGACCTGACCCGGCGTCTGGTCGAGGGCGGGCGCGGCACGGGCCTCGACACCAGCCGCGCATCGGCGCAGCTCGAGCAGACTCGCGCCGACGTGCCGACGCTGGAAGCCGCCCAGAAGGGCGCGCTGTTCCGGCTGGCGGTGATGACCGGCAAGCCGCCGGCCGAGTTCCCCGCCGAAGTCGCGGCCTGCACCACGCCGCCGGTCGCGCGCTCGCCGATTCCGGTGGGCGACGGCGCAAGCCTGCTCGCGCGGCGTCCCGATATCCGCGCGGCCGAACGCCGGCTGGGCGCGGCGACCGCGCGCATCGGCGTGGCGACGGCCGAGCTGTACCCGAACATCAGCTTCGGCGGCTCGATCGGCTCGACCGCGCTGAAGCCGGGCGACCTGTTCTCCGACCAAGGCTTCCGCTTCAGCCTGGGGCCGCTGCTGTCGTGGAGCTTCCCCAACATCGCGGTGGCGCGGTCGCGGATCAAGCAAGCCGAAGCGGGCGCGGAAGGGGCGCTGGCGACGTTCGACGGCACCTGGCTGAACGCGCTGCGCGAAACCGAGACGGCGCTGGCCAACTATGTGGCGGCGGGCGAGCGCGTGGCGACGCTGAAGCGCGGGCGCGACGCCAGCACCGAAGCGGCGCGGATTGCCCGCCTGCGCTATCAGGCGGGCGCGGAGAATTTCCAGATCGTGCTCGACGCCGAACGCTCGCTGGCGGGGTCCGAAGCCCTGCTGGCGGCGGCCGAGGGCCAATTCTCGGACGCGACGATCACTCTGTTTCTGGCACTGGGCGGAGGATGGCAGCCTGTAGCGTAA
- the yajC gene encoding preprotein translocase subunit YajC produces the protein MFISPAFAQTTGAAAGGSTLGGIVGLAPMLLLFVAFYFLMIRPQQRRMKALQNAVAAVKKGDSVVTAGGLMGKVTKVEETVVEIELAPNVKVRAVKATLAEVQPLGAKPAND, from the coding sequence ATGTTCATCTCCCCAGCTTTTGCACAGACGACTGGCGCGGCCGCAGGTGGCAGCACGCTTGGTGGCATTGTCGGGCTCGCCCCGATGCTTCTGCTGTTCGTCGCCTTCTACTTCCTGATGATCCGTCCGCAGCAGCGGCGGATGAAGGCGCTGCAGAACGCAGTCGCGGCCGTCAAGAAGGGCGACTCGGTCGTCACCGCCGGCGGCCTGATGGGCAAGGTGACCAAGGTCGAGGAGACCGTGGTCGAGATCGAGCTTGCGCCGAATGTTAAGGTCCGCGCGGTCAAGGCCACGCTCGCCGAGGTCCAGCCCCTCGGCGCCAAGCCCGCGAACGACTGA